One Tripterygium wilfordii isolate XIE 37 chromosome 10, ASM1340144v1, whole genome shotgun sequence DNA segment encodes these proteins:
- the LOC120007462 gene encoding protein DETOXIFICATION 40-like, with product MASLDQPLLQSESQKLPKLSTGGHEVSSELETVLSNTQVPLVQRLRRATWIESKLLFHLAAPAVIVYMINYCMSMSTQIFAGHLGNLELAASSLGNNGIQIFAYGLMLGMGSAVETLCGQAYGANKYEMLGVYLQRSTILLGLTGVVLTILYIFSKPILLFLGQSEEIASAAAVFVYGLIPQIFAYAAVFPQQKFLQAQSIVAPSAYISVVTLGIHFLLSWVAVYKLGWGLIGSSLVLSLSWWIIVVAQYLYIVKSPRCRYTWDGFSMQAFSGLSEFFKLSAASAVMLCLEAWYNDFLVLLAGLLPNPEVALDSLSICMTISGWVFMVAVGFNAAASVRVSNELGAGNPKSASFSVVIVTSASFILSVVAAILVLALRNVISYAFTEGEVVAAAVSDLSPLLAITVILNGVQPVLSGVAVGCGWQAFVAYVNVGCYYFVGIPLGGLLGLYFNLGAKGIWSGMIGGTVLQTIILLWVTFRTDWNKEVEEASKRLVKWEDKKQPILN from the exons ATGGCATCTCTGGACCAACCTTTGCTTCAATCCGAGTCTCAAAAACTTCCCAAATTATCCACCGGCGGACATGAAGTGAGTAGCGAGCTTGAAACTGTGTTATCGAACACGCAAGTGCCGCTCGTGCAGCGCCTACGCCGAGCCACCTggattgaatccaagcttctctTTCACCTCGCAGCGCCTGCGGTCATTGTTTATATGATCAACTATTGTATGTCCATGTCCACCCAGATCTTCGCAGGCCACCTCGGTAATCTTGAGCTCGCCGCCTCGTCTCTCGGCAACAATGGCATCCAGATTTTCGCTTATGGCCTCATG tTGGGAATGGGGAGTGCAGTGGAAACACTATGTGGACAAGCCTATGGAGCAAACAAATACGAAATGCTAGGCGTATATCTTCAAAGGTCAACGATCCTCCTCGGGTTGACTGGAGTTGTACTAACAATCCTCTACATCTTTTCAAAACCAATCCTCCTATTCCTCGGTCAATCCGAGGAAATAGCGTCGGCCGCAGCCGTTTTCGTCTACGGTCTCATCCCACAAATCTTCGCATACGCTGCCGTTTTTCCTCAACAGAAATTCTTACAGGCACAAAGCATAGTTGCGCCGAGTGCATACATCTCGGTCGTAACATTAGGCATTCATTTCTTGCTAAGTTGGGTGGCAGTTTATAAGCTTGGATGGGGATTGATTGGTTCTTCGTTGGTTCTGAGCTTGTCGTGGTGGATCATTGTGGTGGCACAGTATTTATACATAGTCAAGAGTCCTAGGTGTAGGTACACTTGGGATGGGTTTAGTATGCAAGCTTTTTCGGGGTTGTCGGAGTTCTTCAAATTGTCGGCTGCATCGGCTGTGATGTTGTGCTTGGAGGCTTGGTATAATGATtttcttgttctattggctGGATTGCTGCCTAACCCAGAAGTAGCTTTGGACTCTCTCTCTATTTG CATGACAATATCTGGATGGGTCTTCATGGTAGCAGTCGGGTTCAATGCAGCTGCAAG TGTAAGAGTAAGCAACGAGCTTGGAGCTGGAAACCCAAAATCTGCATCATTTTCAGTGGTGATAGTGACCTCGGCGTCCTTCATTCTGTCGGTGGTGGCAGCAATATTAGTGCTGGCGCTGCGTAATGTCATCAGCTATGCATTCACTGAAGGCGAAGTTGTTGCAGCCGCAGTCTCAGACCTTTCTCCACTTCTAGCGATCACAGTTATCCTTAACGGAGTGCAGCCCGTTTTGTCTG GTGTTGCTGTTGGTTGTGGATGGCAAGCTTTCGTTGCATATGTCAATGTGGGGTGTTACTATTTTGTTGGCATTCCCTTGGGTGGATTGCTTGGCTTGTACTTCAATCTTGGTGCCAAg GGAATCTGGTCAGGGATGATTGGTGGCACAGTATTGCAAACCATTATTTTGCTATGGGTCACATTCAGAACAGACTGGAACAAAGAG GTTGAAGAAGCATCAAAAAGATTAGTCAAGTGGGAAGACAAGAAGCAGCCAATTTTGAACTAA
- the LOC120007464 gene encoding 50S ribosomal protein L6, chloroplastic-like, with protein MVTSVTYPLQTSNFASLFFGERNGICVSSSPVTRVSFMRTTIECKESRIGKQPIEVPSNVAIAMEGRDLKVKGPLGELSITYPSEVKLEREDSGNLRVRKAVETRRANQMHGLFRTLTNNMKVGVSKGFEKKLQLVGVGYRAMLEGRDLVLSLGFSHPVRMEIPDGLQVKVEENTRITVSGYDKSAIGQFAASIRKWRPPEPYKGKGVKYTDEVVRRKEGKAGKKK; from the exons ATGGTCACTTCAGTCACCTATCCTCTTCAAACCAG CAATTTTGCGTCTCTTTTTTTTGGCGAGAGAAATGGAATCTGCGTATCCAGTAGTCCTGTTACTCGTGTTAGTTTCATGAGGACGACTATTGAGTGTAAGGAATCAAGGATAGGGAAACAGCCCATTGAAGTGCCATCAAATGTCGCGATAGCAATGGAAGGTCGGGATTTGAAAGTGAAGGGCCCTTTGGGGGAACTTTCCATTACTTATCCATCAGAGGTGAAGCTTGAAAGGGAGGATTCTGGAAATCTAAGGGTCAGAAAGGCTGTAGAAACTAGAAGGGCCAACCAAATGCATGGGCTTTTCAG GACACTAACCAACAACATGAAGGTAGGAGTATCTAAAGGGTTCGAGAAGAAACTTCAATTGGTTGGCGTTGGATATCGCGCAATGTTGGAAGGAAGAGACTTGGTATTAAGTCTCGGGTTCTCGCATCCAGTTAGGATGGAAATCCCTGATGGTCTTCAAGTAAAAGTTGAAGAGAATACTAGAATCACCGTTAGTGGATACGATAAGAGTGCCATTGGTCAGTTTGCTGCTTCTATTAGGAAATGGAGACCCCCTGAACCATACAAGGGTAAAGGAGTGAAATATACTGATGAAGTTGTAAGGAGAAAGGAGGGGAAAGCTGGTAAGAAGAAGTAA
- the LOC120007461 gene encoding glutamate receptor 3.4-like isoform X1 gives MDVSLISRLASFRRLRLFVFTVLVAVDAGDTSVSVPRPGTVNIGVLFTMDSVIGRAAKPALQAATDDVNSDSSILKGVKLNLILHDTNCSGFLGTVEALQLMENDVVAVIGPQSSGIAHVISHVVNELHVPLLSFAATDPALSSLQYTYFLRTTPSDYFQMYAIADMVDYYGWREVIAIYVDDDYGRNGISVLGDALAKKRAKISYNAPFTPGATRSDINDLLVGVSQMESRVYVVHVNPDSGLTVFSVAEVLGMMTSSYVWIATDWLPSLIDSMEPVDTDTMNLIQGVIALRHHTPDSTGKRNFMARWNTLKYKARFGHSGFNSYALYAYDSVWLAAHALEVFFNEGGIVSFSSDLRLHDTNGSTLHLASLRVFDGGAQFLQTLNRINFVGLSGQIQFDPDRNLVHPAFDVVNFVGTGVRTVGFWSNYSHLSVVAPEILYTKPPNTSTSNQKLHDVIWPGEITKRPRGWVFPNNGKTLQIAVPNRVSYKAFVAEDKSPPGVKGYCIDVFEAAVNLLSYPVPRSYVLFGDGKRNPVYNDLVNQVAQNNYDAAVGDVTIITNRTRIVDFTQPYMESGLVVVVPVKEEKSSPWAFLQPFTWQMWGVTGAFFLFVGAVVWILEHRLNHEFRGTPRQQLMTICWFSFSTMFFSHRENTVSTLGRMVLIIWLFVVLIINSSYTASLTSILTVQQFTSRIQGIDSLISSSEPIGVQDGSFAWNYLVNELNIAQSRLVNLKSQEEYATAFRLGPNGGGVAAIVDELPYIELFLANANCGYRTVGREFTKSGWGFAFQRDSPLAVDLSTAILQLSESGELQKIHDKWLSHGDCSITDQIDANRLSLKSFWGLFLICGIACLLALIMFFYRVFCQFRRFSPDVETTQGEEIEQGRIRRPIGSTSFKNLMNFVDRKEAEIKEILKRKSSDSKRHASPSTDGQPHLPS, from the exons ATGGATGTTTCATTGATAAGCAGGCTAGCTTCCTTCAGAAGGCTACGGCTATTTGTTTTTACTGTGTTGGTGGCTGTGGATGCTGGTGATACCAGTGTTTCAGTCCCGAGACCAGGAACTGTGAATATAGGAGTTCTGTTTACAATGGATTCTGTGATTGGAAGAGCAGCAAAGCCAGCACTTCAAGCTGCAACTGATGATGTTAATTCTGATTCAAGCATTCTTAAAGGAGTGAAATTGAACCTAATTTTACATGATACAAATTGCAGCGGATTTTTGGGAACCGTTGAAG CTTTGCAGCTGATGGAAAATGATGTGGTTGCTGTAATTGGGCCTCAATCATCTGGGATAGCTCATGTCATCTCCCATGTTGTTAATGAACTTCATGTGCCACTTCTGTCATTTGCAGCAACAGACCCCGCACTTTCTTCACTGCAGTACACCTATTTCCTCCGCACCACACCGAGCGATTATTTCCAGATGTATGCGATCGCTGATATGGTTGACTACTACGGATGGAGAGAGGTAATAGCTATCTATGTAGATGATGATTATGGCAGAAATGGAATTTCTGTGTTGGGTGATGCATTGGCAAAGAAGCGTGCAAAGATTTCTTACAACGCTCCTTTCACTCCTGGAGCCACCAGAAGTGACATAAATGATCTGTTAGTTGGAGTAAGCCAGATGGAATCGCGTGTTTATGTTGTGCATGTTAATCCTGACTCTGGTTTGACAGTCTTTTCGGTTGCTGAAGTCCTCGGAATGATGACCAGTAGCTATGTCTGGATTGCTACAGATTGGCTTCCTTCTCTTATTGATTCAATGGAACCAGTTGATACTGACACTATGAACCTCATACAAGGGGTGATTGCTCTTCGCCATCACACCCCAGATTCAACTGGAAAAAGGAATTTCATGGCTAGGTGGAATACTTTAAAGTATAAAGCGAGATTTGGGCATTCTGGCTTCAATTCTTATGCACTTTATGCTTATGATTCTGTTTGGTTAGCTGCCCATGCTCTTGAAGTTTTTTTCAATGAAGGTGGAATTGTCTCCTTTTCTAGTGATCTGAGGTTGCATGACACAAATGGAAGCACACTGCACTTGGCATCACTTCGTGTTTTTGATGGAGGCGCCCAGTTTCTCCAGACTCTTAATCGGATAAACTTTGTAGGACTAAGTGGTCAGATCCAATTTGATCCAGATAGAAATTTAGTTCATCCTGCATTTGATGTGGTTAATTTTGTTGGAACAGGGGTCCGCACGGTTGGTTTTTGGTCAAATTATTCTCATCTTTCTGTTGTTGCCCCAGAGATATTATATACGAAGCCTCCCAATACTTCTACCAGCAATCAAAAACTCCACGATGTAATATGGCCTGGTGAAATCACAAAAAGACCACGAGGTTGGGTTTTCCCCAACAATGGAAAAACACTGCAAATTGCTGTCCCTAACCGTGTAAGCTACAAAGCATTTGTGGCTGAAGACAAAAGTCCTCCAGGGGTGAAAGGTTACTGCATAGATGTCTTTGAAGCTGCAGTTAATCTACTATCTTATCCCGTCCCACGCTCATATGTATTATTTGGAGATGGCAAAAGAAATCCCGTCTACAATGATCTGGTGAATCAGGTTGCCCAGAAT AACTATGATGCAGCAGTTGGAGATGTAACAATTATTACAAATAGAACAAGGATTGTGGATTTCACACAGCCTTACATGGAGTCGGGACTTGTTGTGGTTGTACCTGTCAAGGAGGAAAAGTCTAGTCCTTGGGCTTTCCTCCAGCCATTTACTTGGCAAATGTGGGGTGTTACTGGTGCCTTCTTTCTTTTCGTGGGAGCTGTTGTTTGGATTCTTGAGCATCGGCTCAACCATGAATTCCGTGGTACTCCAAGGCAGCAACTTATGACAATATGTTG GTTCAGTTTCTCAACAATGTTTTTTTCTCACA GAGAGAACACTGTCAGCACCCTGGGAAGGATGGTGCTGATCATATGGTTGTTTGTAGTTTTGATTATCAATTCGAGCTATACAGCTAGTTTGACATCGATCCTCACAGTGCAGCAG TTCACATCGCGGATTCAAGGAATTGACAGTTTGATCTCAAGTTCTGAACCAATTGGAGTTCAGGATGGATCATTTGCCTGGAACTATTTGGTTAATGAGCTCAACATCGCTCAATCTAGGCTTGTTAATTTGAAAAGCCAGGAAGAATATGCTACTGCATTTCGTCTAGGACCGAATGGTGGTGGGGTGGCTGCTATTGTCGATGAGCTGCCTTACATTGAACTTTTCTTGGCCAACGCCAATTGTGGATATAGGACTGTAGGGCGGGAGTTTACAAAAAGCGGATGGGGATTT GCATTTCAAAGGGATTCTCCTCTTGCAGTTGACTTGTCAACTGCCATCCTTCAACTCTCAGAGAGCGGTGAACTCCAAAAAATCCATGATAAGTGGTTATCACATGGTGATTGTTCTATAACGGACCAAATTGATGCAAACCGCCTCTCGCTAAAGAGTTTCTGGGGATTGTTCCTCATATGTGGTATTGCATGCTTGCTTGCTCTTATTATGTTCTTCTATAGGGTATTTTGTCAGTTCCGCAGATTTTCTCCTGACGTTGAGACGACACAAGGGGAGGAGATTGAGCAGGGTAGGATTAGGCGTCCAATCGGCTCAACTAGCTTCAAGAACCTGATGAATTTTGTAGATAGGAAAGAAGCAGAGATTAAGGAGATACTTAAACGGAAGAGTAGCGATAGCAAACGACATGCCAGCCCAAGCACAGACGGGCAACCCCATTTGCCATCTTGA
- the LOC120007461 gene encoding glutamate receptor 3.4-like isoform X2, whose amino-acid sequence MENDVVAVIGPQSSGIAHVISHVVNELHVPLLSFAATDPALSSLQYTYFLRTTPSDYFQMYAIADMVDYYGWREVIAIYVDDDYGRNGISVLGDALAKKRAKISYNAPFTPGATRSDINDLLVGVSQMESRVYVVHVNPDSGLTVFSVAEVLGMMTSSYVWIATDWLPSLIDSMEPVDTDTMNLIQGVIALRHHTPDSTGKRNFMARWNTLKYKARFGHSGFNSYALYAYDSVWLAAHALEVFFNEGGIVSFSSDLRLHDTNGSTLHLASLRVFDGGAQFLQTLNRINFVGLSGQIQFDPDRNLVHPAFDVVNFVGTGVRTVGFWSNYSHLSVVAPEILYTKPPNTSTSNQKLHDVIWPGEITKRPRGWVFPNNGKTLQIAVPNRVSYKAFVAEDKSPPGVKGYCIDVFEAAVNLLSYPVPRSYVLFGDGKRNPVYNDLVNQVAQNNYDAAVGDVTIITNRTRIVDFTQPYMESGLVVVVPVKEEKSSPWAFLQPFTWQMWGVTGAFFLFVGAVVWILEHRLNHEFRGTPRQQLMTICWFSFSTMFFSHRENTVSTLGRMVLIIWLFVVLIINSSYTASLTSILTVQQFTSRIQGIDSLISSSEPIGVQDGSFAWNYLVNELNIAQSRLVNLKSQEEYATAFRLGPNGGGVAAIVDELPYIELFLANANCGYRTVGREFTKSGWGFAFQRDSPLAVDLSTAILQLSESGELQKIHDKWLSHGDCSITDQIDANRLSLKSFWGLFLICGIACLLALIMFFYRVFCQFRRFSPDVETTQGEEIEQGRIRRPIGSTSFKNLMNFVDRKEAEIKEILKRKSSDSKRHASPSTDGQPHLPS is encoded by the exons ATGGAAAATGATGTGGTTGCTGTAATTGGGCCTCAATCATCTGGGATAGCTCATGTCATCTCCCATGTTGTTAATGAACTTCATGTGCCACTTCTGTCATTTGCAGCAACAGACCCCGCACTTTCTTCACTGCAGTACACCTATTTCCTCCGCACCACACCGAGCGATTATTTCCAGATGTATGCGATCGCTGATATGGTTGACTACTACGGATGGAGAGAGGTAATAGCTATCTATGTAGATGATGATTATGGCAGAAATGGAATTTCTGTGTTGGGTGATGCATTGGCAAAGAAGCGTGCAAAGATTTCTTACAACGCTCCTTTCACTCCTGGAGCCACCAGAAGTGACATAAATGATCTGTTAGTTGGAGTAAGCCAGATGGAATCGCGTGTTTATGTTGTGCATGTTAATCCTGACTCTGGTTTGACAGTCTTTTCGGTTGCTGAAGTCCTCGGAATGATGACCAGTAGCTATGTCTGGATTGCTACAGATTGGCTTCCTTCTCTTATTGATTCAATGGAACCAGTTGATACTGACACTATGAACCTCATACAAGGGGTGATTGCTCTTCGCCATCACACCCCAGATTCAACTGGAAAAAGGAATTTCATGGCTAGGTGGAATACTTTAAAGTATAAAGCGAGATTTGGGCATTCTGGCTTCAATTCTTATGCACTTTATGCTTATGATTCTGTTTGGTTAGCTGCCCATGCTCTTGAAGTTTTTTTCAATGAAGGTGGAATTGTCTCCTTTTCTAGTGATCTGAGGTTGCATGACACAAATGGAAGCACACTGCACTTGGCATCACTTCGTGTTTTTGATGGAGGCGCCCAGTTTCTCCAGACTCTTAATCGGATAAACTTTGTAGGACTAAGTGGTCAGATCCAATTTGATCCAGATAGAAATTTAGTTCATCCTGCATTTGATGTGGTTAATTTTGTTGGAACAGGGGTCCGCACGGTTGGTTTTTGGTCAAATTATTCTCATCTTTCTGTTGTTGCCCCAGAGATATTATATACGAAGCCTCCCAATACTTCTACCAGCAATCAAAAACTCCACGATGTAATATGGCCTGGTGAAATCACAAAAAGACCACGAGGTTGGGTTTTCCCCAACAATGGAAAAACACTGCAAATTGCTGTCCCTAACCGTGTAAGCTACAAAGCATTTGTGGCTGAAGACAAAAGTCCTCCAGGGGTGAAAGGTTACTGCATAGATGTCTTTGAAGCTGCAGTTAATCTACTATCTTATCCCGTCCCACGCTCATATGTATTATTTGGAGATGGCAAAAGAAATCCCGTCTACAATGATCTGGTGAATCAGGTTGCCCAGAAT AACTATGATGCAGCAGTTGGAGATGTAACAATTATTACAAATAGAACAAGGATTGTGGATTTCACACAGCCTTACATGGAGTCGGGACTTGTTGTGGTTGTACCTGTCAAGGAGGAAAAGTCTAGTCCTTGGGCTTTCCTCCAGCCATTTACTTGGCAAATGTGGGGTGTTACTGGTGCCTTCTTTCTTTTCGTGGGAGCTGTTGTTTGGATTCTTGAGCATCGGCTCAACCATGAATTCCGTGGTACTCCAAGGCAGCAACTTATGACAATATGTTG GTTCAGTTTCTCAACAATGTTTTTTTCTCACA GAGAGAACACTGTCAGCACCCTGGGAAGGATGGTGCTGATCATATGGTTGTTTGTAGTTTTGATTATCAATTCGAGCTATACAGCTAGTTTGACATCGATCCTCACAGTGCAGCAG TTCACATCGCGGATTCAAGGAATTGACAGTTTGATCTCAAGTTCTGAACCAATTGGAGTTCAGGATGGATCATTTGCCTGGAACTATTTGGTTAATGAGCTCAACATCGCTCAATCTAGGCTTGTTAATTTGAAAAGCCAGGAAGAATATGCTACTGCATTTCGTCTAGGACCGAATGGTGGTGGGGTGGCTGCTATTGTCGATGAGCTGCCTTACATTGAACTTTTCTTGGCCAACGCCAATTGTGGATATAGGACTGTAGGGCGGGAGTTTACAAAAAGCGGATGGGGATTT GCATTTCAAAGGGATTCTCCTCTTGCAGTTGACTTGTCAACTGCCATCCTTCAACTCTCAGAGAGCGGTGAACTCCAAAAAATCCATGATAAGTGGTTATCACATGGTGATTGTTCTATAACGGACCAAATTGATGCAAACCGCCTCTCGCTAAAGAGTTTCTGGGGATTGTTCCTCATATGTGGTATTGCATGCTTGCTTGCTCTTATTATGTTCTTCTATAGGGTATTTTGTCAGTTCCGCAGATTTTCTCCTGACGTTGAGACGACACAAGGGGAGGAGATTGAGCAGGGTAGGATTAGGCGTCCAATCGGCTCAACTAGCTTCAAGAACCTGATGAATTTTGTAGATAGGAAAGAAGCAGAGATTAAGGAGATACTTAAACGGAAGAGTAGCGATAGCAAACGACATGCCAGCCCAAGCACAGACGGGCAACCCCATTTGCCATCTTGA
- the LOC120007465 gene encoding uncharacterized protein LOC120007465 produces MFSRIDARDLLEKKHPADWWNTYGDDVPELQRFAIRVLSLTCSSSGCERNWSAFEMVHTKKRNRLHQKKMNDLVFVMYNSKLKNKKFRSMELPTFEDIGSDNEWITEGGVDVPSPNEDVNAQIVEPVGNDGIHDMTIELDSNPIEDEDIEENVNMEEGEGDEYNGSDGGGSGEDDDLDDLC; encoded by the exons ATGTTTTCTAGGATTGATGCTAGGGATTTATTAGAGAAAAAGCATCCTGCTGATTGGTGGAACACTTATGGAGATGATGTTCCCGAACTTCAAAGATTTGCTATTCGAGTGCTTAGTTTAACTTGTAGCTCTTCTGGATGCGAGCGTAACTGGAGTGCATTTGAGATG GTTCATACCAAGAAAAGGAATCGTCTTCaccaaaagaagatgaatgacTTGGTGTTTGTGATGTACAATTCCAAattgaagaataagaaatttaGAAGTATGGAGTTGCCAACCTTTGAAGATATTGGTTCAGATAATGAATGGATCACGGAGGGAGGTGTGGATGTTCCTTCTCCTAATGAGGATGTCAATGCTCAAATTGTTGAACCGGTTGGAAATGATGGGATTCATGATATGACaattgaacttgatagcaacccaattgaggatgaagatatagaagaaaatgtgaatatggaggagggagagggagatgaaTATAATGGGAGTGATGGTGGTGGGAGTGGTGAAGATGATGATCTTGATGATTTGTGTTAA
- the LOC120007968 gene encoding septum-promoting GTP-binding protein 1-like gives MTHFNLSRSIRCRVVFLRRFLHRFWNHVLMCSIGKPVQYRMLPPSPTNPSPSPSPVETEIGVPPVSVAPLSDNVDNDSDLVSLKITLLGDTQIGKTSFLEKYVGDSKQQKPVGSETKGLTSMDKTLFVKGVRISYSIWEVEDDSRSVERMPIACQDSVAILFMFDLSSRRTLNSVITWYQKARKWNQRAIPILIGTKFDEFIQLPIDLQWTIASQARAYAKGMNATLFFSSATYNINVNKIFKFITAKLFDLPWTVERNLTIGEPIIDF, from the exons ATGACTCATTTCAACCTTTCACGCTCGATCAGGTGCCGCGTTGTCTTCCTCCGGCGATTCCTCCATCGCTTCTGGAACCATGTTCTCATGTGTTCCATAGGAAAGCCGGTTCAATATCGGATGCTACCTCCATCACCGACGAATCCGTCTCCTTCACCATCTCCGGTGGAAACTGAGATCGGAGTGCCACCAGTGAGCGTGGCGCCATTGTCTGATAATGTTGACAATGACTCAGATTTGGTTTCTTTGAAGATCACCCTCTTGGGCGACACCCAGATTGGAAAGACTAGTTTCTTG GAGAAGTACGTAGGGGATTCCAAACAACAAAAACCCGTTGGCTCGGAGACGAAGGGATTAACGTCCATGGACAAGACATTGTTTGTCAAAGGTGTTCGTATTTCTTACAGTATCTGGGAAGTTGAAG ATGACAGTAGGTCTGTGGAACGAATGCCTATTGCTTGTCAGGATTCTGTGGCGATTTTGTTCATGTTTGATCTATCAAGTCGGCGTACATTGAACAG TGTGATAACCTGGTACCAAAAAGCTAGGAAATGGAATCAG AGGGCAATTCCCATTCTAATAGGCACTAAGTTTGACGAATTCATCCAGCTCCCTATTGATTTGCAATGGACAATTGCCAGCCAG GCTAGAGCATATGCAAAGGGTATGAATGCTACTCTCTTCTTTTCTAGTGCTACCTACAACATTAACGTGAACAAGATCTTCAAGTTCATTACTGCCAAGCTCTTTGACCTCCCATGGACTGTGGAGCGCAACCTCACCATTGGAGAACCCATTATCGATTTCTAG